In Glycine soja cultivar W05 chromosome 10, ASM419377v2, whole genome shotgun sequence, the genomic stretch aaattagtcCAATGGTCAATTTTTCATTATCAGCCGTTTGAGTTTGGAATAAAGATCCTTGAAGAGCATATTGCATCGGGTGTAGTGGTCCTTtattttctccctttctttaATCCTATAAACTACTCCAGTGTACAGGGTGTCCTTGCATTTCTCCCCAATAATATAGTTTGCCAAATTTCATATTACATTTACTGCATACGGTGTTAATCAATCATGAAGTAATTAGGTGCTGTATATATGACtggttttttgttgtttttgggCTATATATGACTGAATTACTTCCTCTAACTCGGTATTATATTTTAACGCATCGTATGATATTAAGTTGCATTAATAAAACCAGTTTAATAAGTAACAGTTTAAAGATCACGGTACACAAAAATAAAGGTTTAAAGATCAAAATTTCATCATAGAAATATATTTGGAATTTCTTATACAGATTCaactatatatgtgtgtaaaGGCGATCGATTTAACATTGATACTGAATTTTATACTAGAAATTACATAGCATATATGTGCAATTAGCATCAATTAGTGTGTGCGCccgctgagccaaataatctgatACTAATAGGACCACAATAAATATAGAATCATTTGTGTTTGAAGAAACCAAACAATGTTGTGCTTTAAAACAGACTTAAAACATTTCCAATTGATCAGTCGATACTTAATTACGGTAATCTTCTTAAAGTtagaataattctattttcttaaaagtAAATCTCTTAAAGAATCTTTAAGCcgcatcttttaaaaaaaaagtcattattaaaacaaaaattgttaaTGTATCTTAAAGCAAAAGTTAAAGGATAAAAGAATCATTTATTATGATatagaataattattaaaatttcaaaatagtaaatgtttatgttttttatttatcatcttCCATGCCGCAACACAATAAAActcttaacaatatttttttagtggaCTTAAATTTGTtaagattttgtaattttttttaatagagaaaATGTGACTAAAAAAAGATCTTTTAtcaattgataaaaattaatcattaataaaaggAGTAAATACTTTAGGTaaagtagaaaagaaaaaaagacccatcaaatatttttagagaagtaaaatgaaatttaaatataattaaattttaaattaaagattaatctcataatcaatttaaagaataaaaaatttatacgaATATGAATATTTCATAATCTAAGTCtgggagttaaaaaaaaatcttaattgcaataattataaataatttgacaattaaatcaatttggatacaaatcaaaaatattttaaagaattagtttacttgaaaatataaaactttttgggtAAAGAAGTCACAAAAAGTTGTGAAAATAGGGCCAAATAAGGGAGTTGTATATGTGTGATATGATGCCACGTAAACCTAGGATAGAAGGATTCCCCacatcacattacacaagatcCCACTGCGCTTCCCAAAGTGTGAGTGCCACTTTTGTGTCCTACCTTATATGTTCCCCACCCTAGGTCCCCTCTTCACCACACTTCACAACcccacaaggttccttaaaatcCTTCTTCATATTCTTACCCCCCTCAAAATCCTTATTTCAATCATCTCCTTCAGATATAGCAATGACTTTTCAGAAGCAGCAAAAAGTTCCTTGATTCATTACCAGGTTCAAGCTCTCATTTTCCTGAGATGAACTTATCTCCTCTCACAAACGAAGGGATTCACTCCACCCAACATGAGTGGTGGGGGCTGCTACAAACCGACACCAAACAAGAAGGTTCCAACAACACTCTTGCCATGCCTCAAAACCTCAACCAATCAGAATCACCCTTTCTTCAAGGTttacactttctcttcccttctcTCACAACCTAGTTTCTCATCAAACACTCTTTCACTTTCTTAAACTCCATATCTCTAGCTCAGTTGGTTGAGATTGGTGagttattaaaaagaaaaaaaccctCTCTTCTCACACTTAGTTCTTCCTTAAACAAGAACACTTTCCATGGATTCTAAGAGCTCCAAACTCCACGGGCTGAGCGGCTCCATAGCTCAACGCGTTTTCTTCCGCGCGTTATTCCTCGCCTCCGCTGTTTCCCTCGTTGCCCTGATTCGCTTCCTCCCCGCCGTCGATTTGGAATCTTTGACTCCCAAGACCAACGTTGACTGCGTCATCGACGACTCAGATTCGCTCTCCGAAAACACCACCTTAACCGCCGGCTCCTACTTGTTCCAGAGCCGCATCCTCAACACCTTCTGGGGCTCCTTCGACTCCATGAACTGCAAAAACGACACGAGTTTAGCTTCCACCATCATCACCATTCTAAAGGGTAAACGACTCTTGAACTTCGGAGCTAAAAGCCTCTGCGTTGGAGAAGGGTCTAATGTAATTGTCTCCGCAATGCAAAGGTTGGGATTCTCCAGTGTTATTGGTCTCCACAAGCACCCTTTTTTCTCcctcaacaaaaagaaaatcgcGTGCCGCTTTGAGTACGATGATTCCACATTCGACTTCGTGTTCTCCAAGGATGTTGTTGACAAGGTTTCTGTTCCTGCGTTGCTGGTTCTTGAGGTCGAGCGTATTCTCAAGCCTGGTGGAATCGGTGCCTTGCTTGTtggctcttcttcttcttcttcttcctcagtgTCTTCATTGTTGAGATCTTCCAACGTGGTGCATGTTGGTCATGTCAATGAGCTTAGCCTTgtggttttcaagaaaagatCTATTTTTTATAACCATGTGCTTCCAGAAGATTGTGCAAGTGTTCAATTCACCAAGCCTTTGGTGAAACTAATGGAGCCTCTTGTGGAGGAAAGAGTAAGAAAAGATGTCAAGTATGAGAAAAAAAGTGTCTCCTATTTGCCTAAGTTTGTGGATGTTTCTAATAAGAAGAGGTTGGTGTATATTGATATTGGGGTGAAAGAGTTGGTGAATGCAAATGTTAACGTTAACGTTACTGATTGGTTCCCACCATCTTATCCCATTGATCAGAAGGCTttcagtgtttattttgttCATTACAACGCTTCTGTGTTGTTGTCCTATGTGAAACGGCCTCGTGTCACGTTTATTTATCATCCGGGTTTGGCTGGGAATATTGCACACAAGAGTGGTGTGGATGGAGAAATGGAACCTTTTTTGGGTGAGGAAGAGTTTGATTTCCTAGTGTGGTTCATGGAAACTGTGCAGCATGCTGATTTTGTGGTTCTGAAGATGAATGCTGGGGAAGCTGAAATAAAATTCCTATCGGATATATTTGAGAATGGAGCTATATGCTCTGTTGATGAGTTGTTTCTTAGTTGCTCGGAGAGTGGAAATGGTGAAAGCGAAACTATGAGCAGCAGGGAACGATGCATGGATATTTACAAAGGTCTCAGAAGCAATGGTGTGTATGTTCATCAATGGTGGAAAGCAAAATTGCATCAAGGGGCTTAAGTGTCATATGTACAGTGAGTGTTGCTTGAGAAATTATATCTGTTTTGTGTGTTTGATGTCTTGCTGTCTTGAATTACAGAACAACTATCTAGTGGTATTGTTTTTGTTGTCTATCAAGGAAAGAGGATGCTAATGCTAATGCTAATGCTAATGTTAATGTTAATGCTAAGGCTATGAACATCCGCAtgctttataaattaataagctCCCTTTGTCATTCTCCTCTGCAAATAAAATCAGTGTGctcattggtttttcttttctttttctttctttataatgTTTTGGGGGTTtaataataagttaaaattgTCTGGACCAAAAACTATAACCAAGAATTTGGAGATGAATGAACCAATTTTAATGATGGAACCTGAACCATTGTCATACTTGATCCATCAGACATTGTGAACATCCTGGGTATCGGTATTTAATGATGGAACTTGAaccaattttaatttgtaattcttttgttttatttggcTTTTAGTGTCTACCTTATCGGTATCggtatttaacaaaataatgttatattatATCCTCTTCCAGATTcgctttaatattttataaagaaaaaatagtgcataaaaatagatatatttaatgtattaaaaacataagaaatagtattattttctatttaacaaATAAGATCAGTAAGAAAAAGTTACAGCAagatttaaaatgattaatctaACATGTGATGTGCATATGCTTATGGTCTAGTCGTACATGGTggagtaatttttatttgagaacCGTGGATCCTCTGCGTGCTTTGAAGATCAATTATTGGACAGAGGGCAACGCATGCGAAGTAGTAATTTAAGAAATGCTTAACCAATTGTTAACGAAACATGTGCAGGCTTACCCTCATATATCCTTTAAAGAACTTAAAAAATTGGTGTGCAAACGTGTTATCCAACAATACTTTGCATAAAATGTATGTGAGGTGGGTGGTGGGTTTCTGAAGATAAAAGCTACTTACTATTCAATAATCATTTCCCTAACCAAGGGTATTGACATAAAATGGTTCATAAAACCTTTATCCGAAACTAAAAAAACCCCaccagaaagaaagaaagtggtTGAGAAAGTTAAATAAAGTTTCCAATATTATGTCAACCTAAATGCATTCACGTAGTCACAAATCTGAACCGTTAAATGAAGATAGGATGgttcatattttagtttttattttaagtttgacCTATGAGTTAAAATATGATCCGTCTGATCATCATCAGACCGTCACCATTAGCTGACTGTGAAACTGTGAATGCATCAAAATTTTGCCTGCAGGGACCGAAACTGAAATGAACCACCACCCTTCAATTATTGGCCAAATGGTAAATTGCACAAATGCAGTATTCAAAATACAGCAACTCACTTGATAAGATTAAATTGACactaattgataaatttaggAATTGTGAACTATAAGAAATTTTCTGCAACTGGCCTAAAGTTGGATTGAGTTACGTGCAATTTACTGATttagaccaaaaaaaaagatGTCATCTGAAGAGAAGGTGACAAGTGAGAAACATATAAATATGATTCAGAAGGGAAAGCCACTTAAAAATTAGAAGTAAAACCAAACAAGCATGGCGGAGGCATTGGCTTATACAATAATACAAGTCAGGTGCAATGCCAGCCTGCTGTACATGTCAAACATAATGTCATACATAAATTccaatttctattttttgggattATTGGAAAAACCTGATAAAGTAAGTGAATAGTATTAGCTATAACAGTTGGATTGTACAGGAAGCTTGTGTCACTAACAATGTATCTTCACTCCTCAAGCTCGGGTCCAACTTTGATCTCCAAAAGCCTCTCGACTGGTTGTCTGCAGATTGGACATCTATTTGTCTGGAACCTCAAAACCTTCGCACAACCGCTACACATACACtacaagaaggaaacaaatccAGCCAAAGTATATCAACAATTTAAtgttgagaaaaaataataatcagttTGCTAAGACTAATTACGGATTAGTGACAGAGTAACTTgagtgttaaacatgtttggtATGTTTGGTATAAACTATTTTTGAGGAAATAATCACTTATTTTTTGGAAGCTCTTTCATGAAGTTGACTAAAATAAGTGATTGTTCCTCAACAAATTAAGTGGAAGCAAACacacatgaaataaaaaataaaaaataaataatgacaaCAAATTCTGATTGTTGATGAAATTCTGATTTAACACTCTTTCTGGTAAACTAATACTCATAGTATTAATGACTACCATCAGAGCATCATTCAGTCAaccaattaaaagaaattaatgtaagaaaaaaaggaaaccaGTAATTAAATACCATGTGGCGACATGGAAGGACAGTTGTGTCCCGAGGCTCTGACAAGCATATAACACACTCTTTTCCCGGGTCATTCCCATCCACATCACTCTCCACTGAATTTCCAATACCATATATCTCCTGAAGTTCATACCTCATTCCATTTACCCATAAGATCTGCTTAACAACCTTCACCTGGAACTCTCCTTTCTCCTTCTCAAACACTGCTTGAGTTATCTGAGAGTTTGAGCTACCGGATGCAGGAgtttcatttgattttgattcatcaTGGTCGCCGGAGGATGCGTCTGCTTTAATTGCAACAGGATAGACATCCATGTCCCCTGCTTTCAATAACTCAGACTCCTCAAATGTTGAAAAATCAATACCGGTTCCAGCTGGCTGTTTAAACTTCTGGCCAAGACCTTGCTGGAAATTTACAGTCACAGGTGGAAGAACATTTTCCTTCATTGGGGTTAGGGTGCAACCTTCCCCTTCTTTTGCAAAGAAAAGTATGGTGATGCTGTtatggagataaaaggaaacaaaaacctTTAGATCAAACAATTTAAAGAACCATCTTACAAAATATTCATATTCATAGTTTTTAAcatccacacacacacactattgccgatcaaaaaaaaaaaaaaatccatacacACACAAATGGCAACTTAACCTTTAATATTGAATGcataattaaacatttaaactGGAAGTGCATTAAGTCAACTCAAGGTAGTTGAAGGTGAGAGGCATACTTTAGGTGCTAGTGGGTTTTAATGCCTTGAGACAAGAAACACCAAAAAGCACAAGTCTGACCAAAGAAAGGCATTGGCTTTTCATGTGAAtactagaaaaagaaaaaagaaaaatatttgactaTACTGAGTCAACCACATCTCGTGTATTGGCACCACTTACATAATGATCCTTAATATAGGAACTAGGAAAGTAACAAGTACTTATAATACTGAGTACTGTAGTTTATTTCCTTCAAATGTGCTAAAATTTgcattttgtcattttgttatGCAGCTTTGgcaaaaattgaaattggtcAAGTAAAACATGCATTGAACCAACCATTCAAACCCTTGGCATTGGCAGTGAAAAAGTAGGAATTGTATCCATGTATCTTGCTatagaaataattttcatttcttttaattgCTACTAACTTGACCATGATGTAGGCAGAAATAGCAACAAATTCCAGTTTCAACTATTCTATTTCCCAATATGGcatctaaaaataatattaggaGCATATAAGGTTGGTTATCTTTTAATCAGagtagataataataatatagattaATTCTACTTAAAAGACGTTGACTTTCCTACATGAGAAGGTCAAGCACATAAGGAGAATAACTAGTGATGATGCAGAAAATGGCTTTGGATAATATATGTGAACATGTGAAGTTCTTCAAAGTTATATGTcattttgctagtaatttaaCCGCCCCCCACAAAcacacaataaaataaatacataaataaagggaccacaaggtccaacaatttaattgaaatagcaaCCTCAGAGTGTCCTATCACTACACATATAACCAACAAAAAAACCCGAAACAGTCAAACTACTACAAAGTTATCACTTTCTCCTCTAATATGGCCTCCTTCCATTCTTAGCCAATCAATTACTGTAAATAAAACTACAGTTAAACTGACACAAATAAAAGTCACTCCAAGAATGGTGATTTGACAGTAATAACAGCTATTAGCACAAGTATATCAGGAAACTAAATGATCTATAAGCGATTGTTCAGGCACAAATAACCTCATCTTTCAAACCGACTAATGTGTACTGAGCTAACCAGTAACGACCTCATTTGCCATTAAAGTGCACTGATCAACTTCACTTTCAATCTCTAAAAGGTAACAAAACCCCATGCAAAATAGAATAAGCAATTTCTTCACCTCCCTAAAAAAGgaatattcaataaaaacaacACTCTTGAAAACCTCAATAGATATTCCCAACCAAATAGATGCAAACTTAGTGTGTGATCAGATCAAAATCTAGAACATGTCAAATGGGGAAAAAGTAGATAAATGTTTATAAGCAATCTTTAGCAGTAATTGACTTTGCTTCTCACTCAGGCTCTCCAGATTgtcaaatatttttgtataatacTAATGGATAGGGCCTCATTGGTAAGTGCTACAAGATCTCACATTTGAACCCATTGTTGTGGACCCGAATCCATTAGTATGGGACATTTTCTTCTCTAAGTGAAATCCCCTAGTATATGAAAGAGTGAAAAAGTGTTTTCGTTGTGTGAAATAAGAAATTCAACCCTAGCAACACATAGATATGCCTATTCAGAAGTAAACAAAAtgcacacaaaacaaaaacGATAGCTACTCTGGCACCAGTAAAGCCAAGGAGATATCTAAGCGATAAATGATCAACTCAAGGGGTCTAGGAGGGTGAGTGACCCTAACACTGTCTTCAATTCCcacatataaaaaagaaacttatttcACACATACACCTGCTTATACCTATACTTCTCATttgcaaaatattatttacttgCAGCTTTGCACACCCCTTTACTTATCAGAATCCAAATAAGCAAATTGAGCAAAGCAATTAAATCCTGCATGCACTCAAAAACAAGCTTAGTAACACTAACAGCACCCCATCAAGTAAAGCCAGCACAGGATCACAACAACAACATCTCCAAAACATTGCATCTGACAAATAATACCATTCACACCACagaacacattaatttttttttctgaccaTGAAATAGTTCCTGCCGAAAGCagtaactaattaattttcGTCCAAGACCGCGAGTACACCTAAGGAAAACATAATTACCTTGTTACACCATCAttacaaaaaaggaaaatacctTCCCGAAACGGTGGCATCAAACGTAAACGACACGAGAAAACAGCCAGGATTCTCGTCATCAGGCTCAATCCTAAGCGTCTCCTTCTTGATGTTGACATCGTTCTTAATCGTAACCGCCTTCTGGTGCTCCACGTACGGCGCCGGTGCCGGCGGTGCCGCCGGCGGATACCTCACCCACATCGGGTCCACCGCCGGACGGTGGTGGTGGTCGTATGGCGCCGGCAACGGCGCCGGCATGGTGGTCGGCGGCGGGTAGTACCCGGGGTAGTTGTGATACGGCGTGGCGGCCGGAGGGTACACGAATCGGTTCGCCGTTACCTCCGGCGGCGACATCACCGGCGGAGGCGGCGGGTGAATCCGCCTCCCGCTGCCACCGCCTCCGCCGTGTCTCCAGCGGCTGTTGGAGCCGCTGCTTCCTATGTTACCCATGAAAAAAACCAAATTACCAAATTAACCCAGAAAAggctttcttctatttttatctggGGTGTTGATCTTTTTCCgaaaagatgagaaaattcGAAACTTGGAAGCTTTGGCTAGAAGAAAAGTGGGGTTGTTATTTTAGTTGCGGTGGTTCAAAGAGTGTTATGAGACAGTGACAGAGACAAACGGGAATGAAGGGGTAGATAATAGAATAGAGATTAGAGAAtgcaatgaaaaaaattaaaaataaaataggaaatagtataaatataataatagagaATAGAAGGagattgagagaaagagagagtaaTGGGATTGCGTAAAGCTCCACCCAGCAATTGGAACACTATTGATGAGAGATGGGATGTGAAGGTTCTGTTGCTAAAATGAcccactttatttttttttatgcttttgtttGGTTTGTCATTTTtccaatataataatattaatggaaTATGGTGTAGGAGTTTTGAGGATTTTCTTCTAGATTTGgaaattgatgattatgttggcTTTAACAGAAATCATGTTCAAGATTCCAGAATGGCATTGCCATTTTCGACACGCTATTAATCTATTACTAGTAGTTTTAGGGCCTAACTAAATCATTGTATAGAATATGAAGGTTTTCTCAAATTTGAACTGAGTAggtccacaaaaaaattcaaacaagtttatgtttagtttttcaaaagaatattgtttattttcaaattttatttgtgaaaatatgttatatatagttcttatttctaaataaagcatcaaaagaaaatgatttgtttgtaaaagaCAAATACAATGTTGgataatttttataagatataatatgttattcgtctttttaaaatatagttttaatctttaaaaaaagtgttctatttttgtcaatttcattttaaaatactcCATTTAAAGTCTTTAAAATAGTTCTAATTAACTTTTAATGAAAGTTATAAATAGTCAAAAGCTATATGTTGAGGATCGAAAGTAGAGTATCTTTAAATTAGAAGATTGAAAATAAgacaattcttttttaaaatattaaaattgaatttgaaaaattttagaagacgaaaaacatatttaattttcaataaacaagaaattaaaaagagatttaattttagggactaaaaatgaatattattttatttacaatgaCTAATTCTTTTATCTCATTGATAAATtggattgtttttttattatatttatggtattttatttttaaaaatacaaaaaggaacTTTAATCTTTAGAATTGACAAttcttgaatattttaatttttagtattaaaGATTTCTCGATGTTATCtctattgattttgatttgatttttgtttactttAATAGCATGAATTAGGTGTAGAATCATTTGACATTTTGAGGACTTCACGTGGAGATCAACTACGGCAAGGCAAACAAGTTCAATGGTGTAGAATCATTTGCTATCCTTCCGGGTCCAATCAACGAACCCAATGCTGACTTTGATACATTACGTaacgaagaaaaaataataacagaaGAGAATACATGTTTTATTTGGTGTCTGCTTTACCTATTTTGTcccatgatatatatatatatataaagacaaAGAACTCAAGAGAATAACTGTGTCTTTATTTGAGATTTTCCTCGTTCAATAACACCCGGTTTGAAACAGAGTCAAGGTTTGTGATTACTTTGAGTACAGATTCCAAATCCGTTAGATGGAACACATTTTCCGGCACTACGTGTTTGTACTATGAGACAGTTAAGTgcgtctgttttttttttcctaagacatcccattcataaaacaaaataaaattgactAATTCAGAATTCGGAGATAAATTTGGAGGTAAGTTAAGCGTGTGTTTATTTAACTTTCAGACCAACGTGATATACGAGCAAGgtataagaaataagaaattaaaattatttacagtTGAGATTTAAATCTTGTATGAATCCCAAATACCACagtaaaaaatttatctttcaCTCAATGGGCAATGGCCTTAGCAGAAAGTTAAAACCAATAAtctctaaaataaatatgccgtaagaaatcaaatgaaaacAATCCAAAATATTACATTAAGCTCGTTTATAATTCTTCTAAAAAACGGAAGTTTATAATTTAAGCTTTCTCTTGCTACTTTATATTATCGACTTTTATATATTAGCATGTATCCTAAAGATAGGCTGAAAATCTCATACTTCAGCACCAATTGGTATTGATAAGCTTCCAAGggagaaattaaaaaaggacaaaaaaatagttatgtAGAGCTATGAATACCTTGAAAATTGAACTTTGcttaaattaatttgtcaaaatcaatcttttgagagaattttaaaaattttcaaataatattactcAAAGTACGAATGAGtgtatttgaattgtttttgtttttgttcaaagctatttatttttagattttattaaaatatactgacaatgtgaatattttttatatgacattcaatcataaattcttatagataatgaaatttttatcttttacaataattatttaaaaaaaattatatttaaatagtttttaataaattaacattataAAAACATACTTTTATACTAatgatatatcaaaattaaactcataaaaaaatcaaatattaaaatgtgaAAAACCAAAACATGCACTTGAATTGTAAATGGGTAAGCGCAAATTAAACttgtttgattaaaatattgtgaataaattgattataatttcGAATATAACACCAAACTCCCTTTATATTCACTTGATGATGTAGACAGCACTCTCTCCGCTTTTTCCTCCAAAACACATACATCGTGCACAAACGTCGTCACaagtgaaaaatattattataattaagggCGTGGCGTAACATTCAAAATTTGAGATaatacttttataaattt encodes the following:
- the LOC114372447 gene encoding uncharacterized protein LOC114372447, with product MDSKSSKLHGLSGSIAQRVFFRALFLASAVSLVALIRFLPAVDLESLTPKTNVDCVIDDSDSLSENTTLTAGSYLFQSRILNTFWGSFDSMNCKNDTSLASTIITILKGKRLLNFGAKSLCVGEGSNVIVSAMQRLGFSSVIGLHKHPFFSLNKKKIACRFEYDDSTFDFVFSKDVVDKVSVPALLVLEVERILKPGGIGALLVGSSSSSSSSVSSLLRSSNVVHVGHVNELSLVVFKKRSIFYNHVLPEDCASVQFTKPLVKLMEPLVEERVRKDVKYEKKSVSYLPKFVDVSNKKRLVYIDIGVKELVNANVNVNVTDWFPPSYPIDQKAFSVYFVHYNASVLLSYVKRPRVTFIYHPGLAGNIAHKSGVDGEMEPFLGEEEFDFLVWFMETVQHADFVVLKMNAGEAEIKFLSDIFENGAICSVDELFLSCSESGNGESETMSSRERCMDIYKGLRSNGVYVHQWWKAKLHQGA
- the LOC114371954 gene encoding probable E3 ubiquitin-protein ligase LOG2, whose translation is MGNIGSSGSNSRWRHGGGGGSGRRIHPPPPPVMSPPEVTANRFVYPPAATPYHNYPGYYPPPTTMPAPLPAPYDHHHRPAVDPMWVRYPPAAPPAPAPYVEHQKAVTIKNDVNIKKETLRIEPDDENPGCFLVSFTFDATVSGSITILFFAKEGEGCTLTPMKENVLPPVTVNFQQGLGQKFKQPAGTGIDFSTFEESELLKAGDMDVYPVAIKADASSGDHDESKSNETPASGSSNSQITQAVFEKEKGEFQVKVVKQILWVNGMRYELQEIYGIGNSVESDVDGNDPGKECVICLSEPRDTTVLPCRHMCMCSGCAKVLRFQTNRCPICRQPVERLLEIKVGPELEE